The following coding sequences are from one Terrimicrobium sacchariphilum window:
- a CDS encoding HlyD family secretion protein — MSTPAPSPESSPEPKPKRRLQRRYFIAIFAAIAVVALLMYFLNRGMESTDDAFVEAHILQVSPQIAGQVSKVYVDDNQEVKAGDLLVEIDPRDNQAVYDSASANLASAEAKYAQAQAQLSISEAALQQAKFEVENAQANADNTDKELKRSQELRTRGVISQQDLDNADTAQRTAKATLDGRNKRVIAAGAEVTMNQAAVKSGQAQVELAKAMLETARLRLSYNKIYAPQDGRVTRKNVEPGNYVQTGSALMAVVPHDVWVVANYKETQLDHMRNGQPVEIKVDAYPALHLTGRVESIQKGTGARFSLLPSENATGNYVKVVQRVPVKIVFDKLPTDTPILAPGMSVIPVVNTR; from the coding sequence ATGAGCACACCCGCACCCTCTCCCGAGTCCAGCCCCGAGCCAAAACCGAAGCGACGGCTTCAACGCCGGTATTTCATCGCGATCTTTGCCGCCATAGCCGTGGTGGCGCTCCTCATGTATTTTCTCAATCGCGGAATGGAATCCACGGACGACGCGTTCGTCGAGGCTCACATCCTGCAGGTGAGCCCGCAGATCGCCGGTCAGGTCAGCAAGGTTTATGTCGACGACAACCAGGAGGTGAAAGCCGGGGACCTCCTCGTCGAAATCGACCCGAGAGACAACCAGGCCGTCTACGATTCCGCCTCGGCGAACCTCGCCTCCGCAGAGGCCAAATACGCCCAGGCGCAGGCCCAGCTCAGCATCTCCGAGGCGGCGCTACAGCAGGCGAAGTTTGAGGTCGAGAACGCCCAGGCCAATGCCGACAACACCGACAAGGAGCTCAAGCGCAGCCAGGAACTCCGCACCCGCGGCGTCATCTCCCAGCAGGATCTCGACAACGCCGACACCGCCCAGAGAACGGCCAAGGCAACCCTCGACGGACGCAACAAGCGAGTCATCGCCGCGGGCGCCGAGGTAACGATGAACCAGGCGGCGGTCAAATCCGGCCAGGCTCAGGTGGAACTCGCCAAGGCCATGCTGGAAACCGCCAGACTGCGGCTCTCCTACAATAAAATCTACGCTCCGCAGGACGGACGCGTGACGCGCAAGAACGTCGAGCCGGGCAACTATGTGCAAACCGGCAGCGCCCTCATGGCGGTCGTCCCGCACGACGTCTGGGTGGTGGCAAACTACAAGGAAACCCAGCTCGATCACATGCGCAACGGCCAGCCTGTGGAAATCAAGGTCGACGCCTACCCGGCGCTGCACCTCACCGGGCGCGTCGAAAGCATCCAGAAAGGCACGGGCGCTCGCTTCAGTCTGCTGCCTTCCGAGAATGCCACGGGCAACTACGTCAAGGTCGTGCAGCGCGTCCCGGTGAAAATCGTCTTCGACAAGCTGCCGACGGATACCCCGATCCTCGCTCCCGGCATGTCGGTCATTCCTGTAGTCAATACTCGCTAA
- a CDS encoding alpha/beta hydrolase: protein MKALLCFSLALFAIHADLGAEEYRTEAALSYYESARLEKADAYQKETCVLDLVYPTNKPGFATVIWFHGGGLTGGEREIPKLLQEKGIATAAVGYRLSPKATPDEILQDAAAATAWVLKNIEARGGDPKKVFIAGHSAGGYLAAMIGMDPRWLAALGLSNRQLAGIIPVSGQVSTHFQVKKVRGDTQPELRPIIDEYAPLYYASKDLPPICLILGDRRIEYKNRVEENDLLAVSLRNLGHPFVELYEMGGLDHGGVVNGACLLIPGFIKRVEENTPARQVP from the coding sequence ATGAAGGCCCTACTTTGTTTCTCCCTGGCGCTGTTCGCAATCCATGCCGACCTGGGCGCGGAGGAGTATCGCACGGAGGCAGCCCTGTCCTATTATGAATCTGCCCGGCTGGAAAAGGCCGATGCGTACCAGAAGGAAACCTGCGTCCTGGATCTCGTATACCCAACCAATAAGCCGGGTTTTGCGACGGTGATCTGGTTTCACGGCGGCGGACTGACTGGCGGCGAGCGGGAGATTCCCAAGCTTCTCCAGGAAAAGGGTATCGCGACAGCTGCCGTGGGCTACCGGCTTTCCCCCAAGGCTACCCCGGATGAAATCCTTCAGGACGCAGCGGCAGCCACCGCGTGGGTCTTGAAAAACATCGAGGCGAGGGGCGGCGATCCGAAGAAGGTCTTCATCGCCGGGCATTCTGCGGGCGGGTATCTAGCGGCCATGATCGGCATGGACCCGCGCTGGCTCGCGGCGCTTGGGCTTTCCAATCGGCAGCTCGCCGGCATCATCCCGGTCAGCGGGCAGGTCTCGACGCATTTCCAGGTGAAAAAGGTGCGGGGCGATACGCAGCCCGAGCTACGCCCGATCATTGATGAGTATGCTCCGCTTTATTACGCATCCAAAGACCTGCCGCCGATCTGTCTCATTCTGGGCGACCGGAGGATCGAGTATAAGAATCGCGTGGAGGAGAATGATCTCCTAGCCGTGAGCCTGCGCAACCTGGGCCATCCTTTCGTCGAGCTTTACGAGATGGGAGGGCTCGATCATGGCGGGGTCGTCAATGGCGCCTGCCTGCTTATCCCGGGCTTCATCAAACGGGTGGAAGAAAATACTCCCGCCCGGCAGGTCCCTTGA
- a CDS encoding adenylate/guanylate cyclase domain-containing protein, with product MNLSRPLDSAGGTDDSLGGSLAFGVVKSERQRVGVLAVLIVLLIAALLWSVFGPVVMQPELREKVRASLPFGIGMLTVMFLYECTSFGWLTQLIRKGYEPVYWVRVVNAVIEPLFFTAVLAFLIVFVGPLNGMAGPAPYIYFPYLALSALSLSLRLSLVSGITAAIGFNVAAFFAVHGLEATPSTAVLVSFPHYGMKGILIVLTGLAAGYVGHRLRKQLGESLKVARERDRAVSIFGQHVSPSVADRLLHQSVELTGEERQVCVMFVDIRDFSNLAAAKLPGEIVEYLNQLFGPMIQVVNDHGGIVNKFLGDGFMAVFGAPSEDLKLARNAVACAREILSSTDRLVAAGEIPPTRLGIGLHVGVAITGNVGSEQRKEYTVIGDTVNVAARIEQATKQFRAQLLVSDAVAEQCGPDVAGAVDLGLVELKGQPKPVHLYQLV from the coding sequence ATGAATCTCAGTCGACCTCTTGACAGCGCTGGCGGAACGGACGACTCGCTGGGCGGTTCACTTGCTTTTGGCGTGGTCAAAAGTGAGAGGCAGCGCGTCGGCGTGCTGGCTGTGCTGATCGTGCTGCTGATCGCCGCCTTGCTGTGGTCGGTATTTGGCCCGGTAGTGATGCAGCCGGAACTCCGGGAAAAGGTGCGGGCCAGCCTCCCGTTTGGCATCGGAATGCTGACGGTCATGTTTCTTTACGAATGCACGTCCTTTGGCTGGCTCACCCAGCTGATTCGCAAAGGGTACGAGCCGGTTTACTGGGTCCGCGTGGTGAATGCGGTCATCGAGCCGCTGTTTTTCACGGCAGTGCTCGCCTTTCTGATCGTCTTTGTCGGGCCGCTTAATGGCATGGCGGGTCCGGCGCCATATATTTATTTCCCCTATCTGGCGCTGTCGGCTCTGAGTCTCAGCCTGCGGTTGAGCCTCGTCAGCGGTATCACGGCGGCTATCGGGTTTAATGTCGCAGCCTTTTTTGCGGTGCATGGCCTGGAGGCGACGCCCAGCACGGCGGTGCTCGTTTCGTTTCCGCACTATGGGATGAAAGGGATTCTCATCGTGCTGACGGGCCTTGCCGCTGGTTACGTCGGTCACCGGCTGCGCAAGCAGCTTGGCGAGTCTCTCAAGGTCGCCAGGGAGCGCGATCGCGCCGTGAGCATCTTTGGCCAGCATGTTTCGCCGAGCGTGGCCGACCGTCTCCTGCACCAGTCGGTGGAGCTTACGGGCGAGGAGCGTCAGGTGTGCGTGATGTTTGTTGACATTCGCGACTTCAGCAACCTCGCCGCCGCCAAACTTCCAGGTGAGATCGTGGAATATCTGAATCAGCTTTTCGGGCCCATGATCCAGGTCGTCAACGATCACGGAGGCATCGTGAACAAGTTCCTCGGCGATGGATTCATGGCTGTCTTTGGCGCGCCGAGCGAAGATCTCAAGCTGGCCCGTAACGCCGTGGCCTGCGCCCGCGAGATTCTTTCCTCCACCGACCGGCTGGTGGCGGCGGGCGAGATCCCGCCGACCCGGCTCGGCATCGGACTGCACGTTGGAGTCGCGATCACCGGCAACGTCGGCTCCGAGCAGCGCAAGGAATACACAGTCATCGGCGACACGGTGAATGTCGCCGCGCGGATCGAGCAGGCCACGAAGCAATTCCGCGCCCAGCTATTGGTGTCCGACGCTGTGGCGGAGCAGTGCGGTCCCGATGTGGCTGGTGCGGTCGATCTCGGCCTGGTCGAGCTCAAGGGCCAGCCCAAGCCGGTACATCTCTACCAGCTGGTGTAG
- a CDS encoding CerR family C-terminal domain-containing protein — MATLSAASVPARERLIEAAGEVFGDHGFEGSTVREITRRAKVNLAAINYYFRDKEELYLEALNHAMRTIFVRTQPEELGTTPSEQLFAYISGLLQRVLNSARPGWHGKLLARELTSPSRLLNVLVETFIRPHRDTLHKIIQSAAGGKLSEAQISLIGASVIGQCLYYRNCRAVSERLSPELLEAPDYLDRIAAHITDFSLAGIAATAASAPRHQ, encoded by the coding sequence ATGGCAACACTCTCGGCAGCATCCGTCCCCGCTCGCGAACGCCTCATCGAGGCAGCGGGAGAGGTTTTCGGGGATCACGGCTTCGAAGGGTCGACCGTCCGGGAGATCACGCGTCGCGCGAAGGTGAATCTCGCCGCAATTAACTACTACTTCCGGGACAAGGAGGAACTTTACCTGGAGGCCCTCAATCATGCGATGCGCACCATTTTTGTTCGCACCCAGCCAGAGGAACTCGGAACGACTCCGAGCGAACAACTTTTTGCCTACATCTCCGGCCTCCTCCAGCGTGTTCTCAATTCGGCCCGACCAGGCTGGCACGGCAAGCTGCTGGCCCGTGAACTCACCTCACCCTCCCGGCTCCTGAATGTCCTGGTAGAGACCTTCATTCGTCCGCATCGGGATACCTTGCACAAGATCATCCAGTCCGCCGCTGGCGGCAAACTCTCAGAAGCCCAGATTTCCCTCATCGGAGCCAGCGTGATCGGCCAGTGCCTCTACTACCGAAACTGCCGCGCCGTCTCCGAGCGTCTCTCCCCGGAACTCCTCGAGGCCCCCGATTACCTCGACCGTATCGCTGCACATATCACCGATTTTTCCCTCGCCGGCATCGCCGCCACGGCGGCATCCGCACCACGCCACCAATGA